Proteins from a single region of Primulina tabacum isolate GXHZ01 chromosome 5, ASM2559414v2, whole genome shotgun sequence:
- the LOC142544920 gene encoding serine/threonine-protein phosphatase 7 long form homolog, with translation MRLKVDLCGPVQILQIWVWSRITLLYPDRAQQVSISEEQAADVLHGLPFPPYGARWRRGFSWTHTAHHSIRIMRDMLDRMVEGQFLWTIYDMESLEVGRILDGNRIHLFRSACALINFHIVEMHRPEQCLRQFGIRQGIPPSATNFDNFHKLTRQGRNNFDWATYHKDFVEMWNDIYNFVIGGDYVIPGTPAITVDYIGCYHRISQIVLSPPVVPSNIMDYHPIDANYRQFIIRHVQFIYI, from the exons ATGAGATTGAAGGTCGATTTGTGTGGCCCAGTTCAGATATTGCAG ATTTGGGTGTGGTCTAGAATTACTCTTCTTTACCCTGATAGAGCTCAACAGGTATCTATTTCAGAAGAGCAGGCTGCAGATGTGCTTCATGGTCTACCATTTCCACCATACGGCGCACG GTGGAGACGCGGATTTTCTTGGACACACACGGCCCATCATTCGATCCGTATAATGAGAGATATGCTTGACAGGATGGTAGAAGGGCAG TTTCTATGGACTATTTATGATATGGAGTCCCTGGAGGTTGGCAGAATTCTTGATGGAAATAGAATTCATCTATTTCGGTCGGCATGCGCATTGATTAATTTTCATATAGTTGAGATGCATAGACCAGAGCAGTGTCTCCGACAGTTTGGAATACGTCAAGGTATTCCGCCATCTGCTACTAACTTTGACAATTTCCATAAGCTGACTCGACAAGGCCGGAACAACTTTGATTGGGCGACATATCACAAAGATTTTGTAGAAATGTGGAATGACATATATAATTTTGTGATTGGTGGGGATTATGTCATACCTGGTACACCCGCCATCACAGTGGACTATATTGGTTGTTATCATCGCATTTCACAGATAGTGCTCTCGCCGCCAGTGGTACCTTCGAACATCATGGACTACCATCCTATTGATGCAAACTACCGACAATTTATCATAAGACATGTTCAATTTATCTACATATGA